The genome window GACGAGCGCGCGCATCTGCTGGCCGCGCACGTACTGCAGGCCGGTGACGAAGGCGCCCATCCGGAGGCGCTCGCGGACGTCGGGCTGGTAGTCGGCGGCACGCGTCCGCATCCACTCGGCGTGGTAGGCCAGCGCCTCCGAGGCGACGATGGCGAACGACGCCGGCGCCACGTGCGGCATCGACTCCAGATCGACCTCGTCCAGCGTGGCGCCGAGCTTCTCCAGCGCCTTGGCCGCGCGCTCCACTGCCTGCCTGACCTCGGGCGCGGCGCCGTCGAGAAAGAACTTCTTCAACAGGCCCACGCGCAGCCCCTTGATCTCGCCCGTCAGCGCGCCGACGTAGTCGGGGACGGGCAGGACGCTGGTGGAGGTGTCGAGCGGGTCGTGCCCCGCCAGGCATCGCAGCATGAGGGCACAGTCCGCGGCCGTCCGCGCCATGGGACCGACGTGGTCCATCGACCACGCCAGCGGTAGCACGCCCGCGCGGCTGGCGCGCCCATAGGTCGGCTTGAGACCGGTGATGCCGCAGAGCGAGGCCGGGATGCGGATCGACCCGCCGGTGTCTGACCCCAGCGCAGCCGCCACGAGCCCGGCCGCCACGGCGACACCCGAGCCCGACGACGAGCCGCCGGGGATCCGGGCCTGCGCCGCGTCCCACGGATTGCGGGCCTGACCGTAGTGAGCGTTCAGCCCCTCGGGCCCGTAGGCGAACTCGTGCATGTTGAGCTTGCCCAGCACGATCGCCCCCGCCGCCCGCAGCCGGGCGACGACCGTGGCGTCCTCCCGGGGTACGAAGTCGGCCAGGATCTTGGAGCCGCCCGTCGTCCGCACGCCCGCCGTGTTGAACAAATCTTTCAATCCGATCGGCACGCCGTGAAGCGGCCCCGCCGGCCGCCCGGCGACGAGTTCCGCCTCGGCCTGCCGCGCCGCGCTCAGCGCCTCGTCGGCGCACACGGTGATGAAGGACCGCAGGGAGCGGTCGAGCGCGGTGATGCGGTCGAGGTGCGCCCGCACCGCCTCCACCGGCGAGACCGCCTTGGTGGCGATCATGCGGGCCAGGTCCGCCGCCGACGCCCAGCAGAGATCGGCCATCTCAGAGCACCCGGTACTGCGTGGTGGGCTCCACGTCGCCCAGCGGCAGCCGCTCCAGGCGCGCGAGGCTCTCCAGCGCGCGCTCGACGGCGCCCCGGATCGCCTCCAGCTCGGCGTCGCTCCAGTCGAACCCGGCCAGCTGGGCCGAGCGCCGGAGACTGTCGAGGGAAACCGGCGTCGTCATGCCGGGAGAATACCGGCAGGCGCGGCCGGAGGCAAGGCTCGAGCGCCGAGCCACGTGCGCTACAATCGGGGCACGTGGCCGTCTCGCTGACCATCCTCGTCGATCCCCGCGATCCCGCGGCGCGGCGCACTCTGACGGCGCCCGCCGGCACCACGGTGCTCAAGGCCGCCCACGCGGGCGGCGTGGACATCACCGCGACCTGCGGCGGACGCGGCCGTTGCACCTC of Candidatus Methylomirabilota bacterium contains these proteins:
- a CDS encoding amidase, with product MADLCWASAADLARMIATKAVSPVEAVRAHLDRITALDRSLRSFITVCADEALSAARQAEAELVAGRPAGPLHGVPIGLKDLFNTAGVRTTGGSKILADFVPREDATVVARLRAAGAIVLGKLNMHEFAYGPEGLNAHYGQARNPWDAAQARIPGGSSSGSGVAVAAGLVAAALGSDTGGSIRIPASLCGITGLKPTYGRASRAGVLPLAWSMDHVGPMARTAADCALMLRCLAGHDPLDTSTSVLPVPDYVGALTGEIKGLRVGLLKKFFLDGAAPEVRQAVERAAKALEKLGATLDEVDLESMPHVAPASFAIVASEALAYHAEWMRTRAADYQPDVRERLRMGAFVTGLQYVRGQQMRALVRAEVDGALARRDVLLAPTTPITATVLGQTEATLGDGTTDVRSALIRLTRPFNFSGHPACSVPCGFSTAGLPIGMQFVGRPFDEATVLRVADAYQRATDWHARRPVLA